One Cryptomeria japonica chromosome 9, Sugi_1.0, whole genome shotgun sequence genomic window carries:
- the LOC131046984 gene encoding disease resistance response protein 206-like translates to MAFEYCGRIAFHLCYMWLLLSSMMLRNVDGNGWKKQLPKPCTNLVLYFHDIIYNGKNAKNATSAIVAAPQWGNLTSFSDPFNFGDVVVFDDPITLDNNLHSPPVGRAQGFYIYDMKNTFSAWLGFTFVLNSTDYKGTITFNGADPILVKYRDISVVGGTGDFLMARGIATIDTDAYEGDVYFRVRVNITLYECY, encoded by the coding sequence ATGGCTTTTGAGTACTGTGGTAGAATAGCATTTCATTTGTGCTATATGTGGCTTCTGCTCTCTTCCATGATGCTCAGAAATGTAGATGGGAATGGATGGAAGAAGCAACTCCCAAAGCCATGTACGAATTTGGTGTTGTACTTTCATGATATAATCTACAATGGCAAAAATGCTAAGAATGCAACTTCTGCGATCGTTGCAGCCCCTCAGTGGggcaatcttacttctttttccgATCCTTTCAATTTTGGAGATGTGGTTGTGTTTGACGATCCTATCACTCTTGACAATAATCTTCACTCTCCTCCAGTGGGTAGAGCTCAGGGGTTTTATATCTATGACATGAAGAATACTTTCAGTGCCTGGCTTGGGTTCACATTTGTGCTGAACTCGACAGATTATAAGGGCACCATTACTTTCAATGGAGCAGACCCCATTTTGGTTAAGTACAGAGATATTTCTGTTGTTGGTGGAACGGGTGATTTCTTAATGGCCAGAGGAATTGCAACTATTGACACGGATGCCTACGAGGGAGACGTTTATTTCCGCGTCAGGGTTAACATCACACTCTATGAGTGTTACTGA